The proteins below are encoded in one region of Stenotrophomonas bentonitica:
- a CDS encoding VOC family protein, with amino-acid sequence MAKVTGIGGVFFKSRGDRAALAEWYRQHLGMQLEDFGGAVLRWPDDKANDGGLTVWALAEPESKWFSPSESPFMINYRVDDLEGLLANLREADVTIVSGPETHENGSFAWILDPDGNKLELWQPMAWDPERRVG; translated from the coding sequence ATGGCGAAGGTGACCGGTATCGGTGGGGTGTTCTTCAAGAGCCGTGGCGACCGTGCCGCGCTGGCTGAGTGGTACCGGCAGCACCTGGGCATGCAGCTGGAGGATTTCGGTGGTGCGGTGCTGCGTTGGCCGGATGACAAGGCCAACGATGGTGGGCTGACCGTGTGGGCGCTGGCCGAGCCGGAGAGTAAATGGTTCAGTCCGAGCGAGTCGCCTTTCATGATCAATTATCGGGTGGATGATCTGGAAGGGTTGCTGGCGAACCTGCGTGAGGCGGATGTGACCATCGTGAGTGGGCCGGAGACGCATGAGAACGGTTCGTTTGCGTGGATCCTGGATCCTGATGGGAACAAGCTGGAGTTGTGGCAGCCGATGGCTTGGGATCCTGAGCGGCGGGTGGGTTGA
- a CDS encoding sensor histidine kinase — translation MIVRLGSTSITLTRYLLLWTAVVLVFAVQHVLSDGMHGNSVPLIAHLRWSMIQWYTWAALAPLVFRLAERHPIDPTRRLRGLGRHVLASLVVTSAAMVIGALVSTLFEPSGFFEQLGYFLAQHFAIGLLAYWALFALQQALHFQAEKARREVEASRLATELAQSRLLSLKSQLQPHFLFNTLHAIITLLDEDTLSAEDMLLRLSELLRAFLEDYDGQEIPLRQELDLIELYLGIQRVRFKDRLTTRTYIAPDTLDCAVPSLLLQPLVENALRHGIGQRVGEDVVEIETRRDGDALCIEVRNRNSTLEPTPKAPAGHGIGMSNTRLRLKELYGDAAEVRLDMLWPEGVACRVRLPFRALGSLDDAPEFDAGTAPA, via the coding sequence GTGATCGTTCGCCTTGGCAGCACCTCCATCACGCTGACCCGCTACCTGCTGCTGTGGACCGCCGTCGTGCTGGTGTTCGCCGTGCAGCATGTCCTCAGCGACGGCATGCATGGCAACAGCGTGCCGCTGATCGCTCATCTACGCTGGTCGATGATCCAGTGGTACACGTGGGCCGCGCTTGCGCCGCTGGTGTTCCGCCTGGCCGAGCGCCATCCCATAGACCCGACGCGGCGCCTGCGCGGCTTGGGCAGGCACGTGCTGGCCAGCCTGGTGGTCACCTCCGCCGCCATGGTGATCGGCGCACTGGTCTCCACCCTGTTCGAACCCAGTGGCTTCTTCGAACAGCTCGGCTACTTCCTGGCCCAGCACTTCGCCATCGGCCTGCTTGCCTACTGGGCGCTGTTCGCCCTGCAGCAGGCCCTGCACTTCCAGGCCGAGAAGGCGCGGCGCGAGGTGGAAGCCAGCCGGCTCGCCACTGAACTGGCCCAGTCGCGCCTGCTGTCGCTCAAGTCGCAGCTGCAGCCGCATTTTCTGTTCAACACGCTGCACGCCATCATCACCCTGCTCGACGAAGACACCCTCTCAGCCGAAGACATGCTGCTGCGCCTGAGCGAGCTGCTGCGCGCCTTCCTCGAAGACTACGACGGCCAGGAGATTCCGCTGCGCCAGGAGCTGGACCTGATCGAGCTGTACCTCGGCATCCAGCGTGTCCGCTTCAAGGACCGGCTGACCACCCGCACCTACATCGCACCGGACACCCTCGACTGCGCGGTGCCCAGCCTGCTGCTGCAGCCACTGGTGGAGAATGCGCTACGCCATGGCATCGGCCAGCGCGTGGGCGAGGACGTGGTGGAGATCGAAACCCGTCGCGACGGCGACGCCCTGTGCATTGAAGTCCGCAACCGCAACAGCACGCTGGAGCCCACCCCGAAGGCACCGGCCGGGCATGGCATCGGCATGTCCAACACCCGGCTGCGCCTGAAGGAGCTGTACGGCGATGCCGCCGAGGTGCGCCTCGACATGCTCTGGCCCGAAGGCGTGGCCTGTCGGGTGCGCCTACCGTTTCGCGCCCTGGGGTCCCTCGACGACGCACCGGAGTTCGATGCGGGGACAGCGCCGGCATGA
- a CDS encoding ParD-like family protein, with the protein MGIVNIDDELHDNLRRASGVSGRSINAQAGFWIKVGMLCEMNPGMSYQEIVNRELRAAGVDPGALRVAVA; encoded by the coding sequence ATGGGCATCGTCAACATCGACGACGAACTGCACGACAACCTGCGCCGCGCCAGCGGCGTTTCCGGACGTTCGATCAATGCCCAGGCCGGCTTCTGGATCAAGGTCGGCATGCTGTGCGAGATGAATCCCGGCATGAGCTATCAGGAGATCGTCAACCGTGAACTACGGGCGGCGGGGGTGGACCCCGGCGCGCTGCGGGTAGCAGTGGCGTGA
- a CDS encoding LysR family transcriptional regulator, which yields MDRFDAMQAFARVVETGSFTKAAQTLHMSRTTVTQLVQQLEARLRVRLLNRTTRQVNVTEDGAAYYEHVVRLLANLDDAETSLSSFAASPRGRLRVDVPAPLARFLLVPALPDFHARFPDIQLDLGVSDRNVDLIDENVDCVIRGGVLTDPSLVARHIGDLKAGLYAAPQYLDTIGTPTHPAELEAEPHRIVGYRGSRPSGAMPYVLRQGDASLTVHGRHVLAVDDGNAYLAAGVAGLGVLWLPDYVAAEHERHGELVRVLTDWQVDPMPLHIAFRPNRHVSAKLRVFVDWVAALMAKHVPKATQGVALPGGQDQQQEDQ from the coding sequence ATGGACCGTTTCGATGCCATGCAGGCCTTTGCCCGGGTCGTGGAGACCGGCAGTTTCACCAAGGCCGCGCAGACCCTGCACATGAGCCGCACCACCGTGACCCAGCTGGTGCAGCAGTTGGAGGCGCGCCTGCGCGTGCGCCTGCTCAACCGCACCACCCGCCAGGTCAACGTCACCGAAGACGGCGCCGCCTACTACGAGCATGTGGTCCGGCTGCTCGCGAATTTGGACGATGCCGAGACCAGCCTTTCCAGTTTCGCCGCCAGTCCCCGCGGGCGCCTGCGCGTGGACGTGCCCGCCCCCTTGGCGCGCTTCCTGCTCGTCCCCGCCCTGCCCGACTTCCATGCGCGCTTCCCGGACATCCAGCTCGACCTTGGGGTCAGCGACCGCAACGTCGACCTGATCGACGAGAACGTGGACTGCGTCATCCGCGGCGGCGTGCTGACCGATCCGTCGCTGGTCGCCCGCCATATCGGCGACCTGAAAGCGGGGCTGTACGCCGCGCCGCAGTATCTCGACACCATCGGCACCCCCACGCACCCTGCTGAGCTGGAGGCCGAGCCGCACCGCATCGTCGGCTACCGGGGCTCACGCCCCAGCGGTGCCATGCCGTATGTGCTGCGGCAGGGCGATGCATCCTTGACCGTGCACGGCCGCCATGTGCTCGCGGTGGATGATGGCAACGCCTACCTCGCCGCCGGCGTGGCCGGACTGGGCGTACTGTGGCTGCCGGACTATGTGGCGGCCGAGCACGAACGACACGGTGAACTGGTGCGCGTGCTGACCGACTGGCAGGTCGACCCCATGCCCCTGCACATCGCATTCCGACCCAACCGGCACGTCAGCGCCAAACTGCGCGTGTTCGTCGACTGGGTCGCGGCCTTGATGGCCAAGCACGTGCCGAAAGCCACGCAGGGCGTGGCGCTACCGGGTGGACAGGACCAGCAGCAGGAAGATCAGTAG
- a CDS encoding LytR/AlgR family response regulator transcription factor, with amino-acid sequence MSIRVLVVDDEPLARRAIVRLLADDPEIELLGECGDGVSAVKAIREQSPDLVFLDIQMPAITGLDVVATIGAERMPATVFVTAYEQYAVKAFEANAVDYLVKPFSRERFAATLQRARQRVSAATGTSAQATTQILQALDALRQRELYLQRIPVRVEEHVVLIDVADIVWIKAARNTVEIHLATKVHEHRGTMTALAERLDPKHFARVHRSAIVNIARVKTIHPWFNGHHVVTLDTGQQLRMSRYQNEAFLKLVSTRAEAT; translated from the coding sequence ATGAGCATCCGCGTACTGGTGGTGGACGATGAGCCACTGGCCCGCCGGGCCATCGTGCGCCTGCTGGCTGACGACCCGGAGATCGAACTGCTCGGCGAATGTGGGGATGGCGTCTCCGCCGTGAAGGCCATCCGCGAACAATCGCCCGACCTGGTGTTCCTGGACATCCAGATGCCGGCGATCACCGGCCTCGACGTCGTCGCCACCATCGGCGCAGAGCGCATGCCCGCCACCGTGTTCGTTACCGCCTACGAGCAGTACGCAGTCAAAGCGTTCGAGGCCAATGCGGTGGACTACCTGGTCAAACCCTTCAGCCGCGAGCGCTTCGCCGCCACCTTGCAGCGCGCCCGTCAGCGCGTGTCGGCCGCAACCGGCACCAGCGCGCAGGCCACCACCCAGATCCTGCAGGCGCTGGACGCCCTGCGCCAGCGCGAGCTCTACCTGCAGCGCATCCCCGTTCGGGTGGAAGAACATGTAGTTCTGATCGACGTCGCTGACATCGTCTGGATCAAAGCCGCACGCAACACCGTGGAAATCCACCTTGCCACGAAGGTGCACGAACATCGCGGCACCATGACCGCATTGGCCGAGCGGCTGGACCCGAAGCACTTCGCACGGGTACACCGCTCGGCCATCGTCAACATCGCCCGGGTCAAGACCATCCATCCCTGGTTCAACGGCCACCATGTGGTCACCTTGGACACCGGCCAGCAGCTGCGCATGAGCCGGTACCAGAATGAGGCATTTTTGAAGCTGGTATCTACGCGGGCAGAAGCGACCTGA
- a CDS encoding error-prone DNA polymerase, producing MSTALPDYAELHCLSAFSFQRGASIAEELFARAKEQGYRALAITDECSLAGIVRAWQAAKKHQLALITGAEFQIEDGPKVVLLCTDLGGYAALCQLITTCRRRAPKGQYRCLREDFDTLPEGLLCLWPTHAPTADDAAWLHARFPHRTWLAVELHRDADDVARLEALLEFGYAHDLPLVASGDVHMHVRRRRALQDTLTAIRQHCTIADAGWHLFPNGERHLRSRQALAAVYPAELLEETLRIAERCRFDLAQLQYTYPRELVPDGHDPASWLRVLVEQGMQWRWPGGASADQRRQIEHELRLIHLKQYESYFLTVHDIVRFARSQLILCQGRGSAANSSVCFVLGVTEIDPSHMELLFERFISEERDEPPDIDIDFEHERREEVLQYVFNRYGRERAALTAVAISYRGRSAVRDVARVLGLPPDQVNELAACLDRWSSHEPLPDALRERGFDPETPLMRRLVALTAELVDFPRHLSQHPGGFVISEHPLSTLVPVENAAMADRTVIQWDKDDLDATGLMKVDCLALGMLTAVRKCLAMLHAHGAPAMGMADIPADDTATYDMICRADTLGVFQIESRAQMAMLPRMQPRCFYDLVIEVAIVRPGPIQGDMVHPYLNRRKRLKEEGIEEIDYPPALEKVFKRTLGVPLFQEQVMQLAVAAAGFSPGEADALRRSMAAWKRHGGLEPHRDKLLAGMAANNYSREYGERLFEQIKGFGSYGFPESHAASFALITYVSCWLKCHHPSAFAASLINSQPLGFYTPDQILQDARRHGVPVLPVDVRHSDWDCTLVPATQADALPGIRLGLRMVDGFSEEVAMAVMQARARYPFDSVADISQRARLDRRHQGLLADAGALKGLSGHRHRARWDVSGVEKPLPLFDTVRATVEAEVPLPAPSAFEDMQADYNSTGTTLGQHMVSFIRADLQARRCQRSDQLAALPHGRSVRFAGLVRMRQRPQTASGVTFLTLEDECGMVNAVVWRKTADRQHRVLVEAQLMQIDARLERVDGVQHLIVQRMHNLDELIDGVRTHSRDFH from the coding sequence ATGAGCACCGCCCTGCCCGACTATGCCGAACTGCATTGCCTCTCGGCCTTCAGTTTCCAGCGCGGCGCCTCGATCGCCGAGGAGCTGTTCGCGCGTGCGAAGGAACAGGGCTACCGCGCACTGGCGATCACCGACGAATGCTCGCTGGCCGGTATCGTGCGCGCCTGGCAGGCCGCGAAGAAACACCAGCTGGCGCTGATCACCGGCGCCGAATTCCAGATCGAAGACGGCCCCAAGGTGGTGCTGCTGTGCACCGACCTGGGCGGTTACGCCGCGCTGTGCCAGCTGATCACCACCTGCCGCCGGCGTGCCCCCAAGGGCCAGTACCGCTGCCTGCGCGAGGACTTCGACACCCTGCCCGAAGGCCTGCTGTGCCTGTGGCCCACGCATGCACCCACCGCCGACGATGCAGCCTGGCTGCACGCGCGTTTCCCGCACCGCACCTGGCTGGCGGTGGAACTGCACCGCGACGCCGACGACGTGGCGCGGCTGGAAGCGCTGCTGGAATTCGGCTACGCCCACGACCTGCCACTGGTGGCCAGCGGCGACGTACACATGCACGTGCGCCGCCGCCGCGCGCTGCAGGACACGCTCACCGCGATCCGCCAGCACTGCACCATCGCCGACGCCGGCTGGCACCTGTTCCCCAACGGCGAACGCCACCTGCGCAGCCGCCAGGCGCTGGCGGCGGTGTACCCGGCCGAACTGCTCGAAGAAACCCTGCGCATCGCCGAGCGTTGCCGTTTCGACCTGGCCCAGCTGCAGTACACCTACCCGCGCGAGCTGGTCCCCGACGGCCACGACCCGGCCAGCTGGCTGCGCGTGCTGGTCGAACAGGGCATGCAGTGGCGCTGGCCAGGCGGTGCCAGCGCAGACCAGCGCCGCCAGATCGAGCACGAGCTGCGCCTGATCCACCTCAAGCAGTACGAGTCCTACTTCCTGACCGTGCACGACATCGTGCGCTTTGCGCGCAGCCAGTTGATCCTGTGCCAGGGTCGCGGCTCGGCCGCCAATTCCTCGGTGTGTTTCGTGCTGGGCGTGACCGAGATCGACCCCAGCCACATGGAACTGCTGTTCGAGCGTTTCATTTCCGAAGAGCGCGACGAACCGCCGGACATCGACATCGACTTCGAACACGAACGCCGCGAGGAAGTGCTGCAGTACGTATTCAACCGCTACGGCCGCGAACGTGCCGCGCTCACCGCCGTGGCGATCAGCTACCGTGGCCGCAGCGCGGTGCGCGACGTCGCCCGCGTGCTCGGCCTGCCGCCGGACCAGGTCAACGAACTGGCCGCCTGCCTGGACCGCTGGAGCAGCCACGAACCGCTGCCCGACGCGCTGCGCGAGCGTGGCTTCGACCCTGAAACACCCCTGATGCGGCGGCTGGTGGCACTCACCGCCGAACTGGTGGATTTCCCGCGCCACCTGTCCCAGCACCCCGGCGGTTTCGTGATCTCCGAGCACCCGCTCTCGACCCTGGTGCCGGTGGAGAACGCGGCGATGGCCGACCGGACCGTAATCCAGTGGGACAAGGACGACCTGGACGCCACCGGCCTGATGAAGGTCGACTGCCTGGCGCTGGGCATGCTCACCGCCGTGCGCAAATGCCTGGCCATGCTGCACGCGCATGGCGCCCCGGCGATGGGCATGGCCGACATTCCGGCCGACGACACCGCCACCTACGACATGATCTGCCGCGCCGACACCCTGGGCGTGTTCCAGATCGAATCGCGCGCGCAGATGGCGATGCTGCCGCGCATGCAGCCGCGCTGTTTCTACGACCTGGTGATCGAAGTGGCGATCGTGCGCCCCGGCCCGATCCAGGGCGACATGGTCCACCCCTACCTCAACCGCCGCAAACGCCTAAAGGAAGAAGGCATCGAGGAAATCGACTACCCGCCCGCGCTGGAAAAGGTGTTCAAACGCACCTTGGGCGTACCCCTGTTCCAGGAACAGGTGATGCAGCTGGCCGTGGCCGCCGCCGGGTTCAGTCCCGGCGAAGCCGATGCGCTGCGCCGTTCCATGGCCGCCTGGAAGCGCCACGGTGGGCTGGAACCGCACCGCGACAAGCTGCTGGCCGGCATGGCGGCCAACAATTACAGCCGCGAATACGGCGAACGCCTGTTTGAACAGATCAAGGGCTTCGGCAGTTATGGCTTCCCGGAAAGCCACGCGGCCAGCTTCGCGCTGATCACCTACGTGAGCTGCTGGCTCAAGTGCCACCACCCGTCCGCGTTCGCCGCCAGCCTGATCAACAGCCAGCCACTGGGCTTCTACACGCCCGACCAGATCCTGCAGGACGCGCGCCGCCACGGCGTGCCGGTGCTGCCGGTGGACGTGCGCCACAGCGACTGGGACTGCACGCTGGTGCCGGCCACGCAGGCCGATGCCCTGCCCGGCATCCGGCTCGGCCTGCGGATGGTCGACGGTTTCAGCGAAGAGGTGGCGATGGCGGTGATGCAGGCGCGTGCCCGTTACCCCTTCGACAGCGTCGCCGACATCAGCCAGCGCGCCCGGCTGGACCGTCGCCACCAGGGCTTGCTGGCCGACGCCGGCGCGCTGAAGGGGCTGAGCGGACATCGCCATCGCGCCCGCTGGGATGTTTCAGGCGTGGAAAAGCCGCTGCCGTTGTTCGACACCGTGCGTGCCACCGTCGAAGCCGAGGTGCCGCTGCCGGCCCCGAGCGCGTTCGAAGACATGCAGGCCGACTACAACAGCACCGGCACCACCCTGGGCCAGCACATGGTCTCGTTCATCCGCGCCGACCTGCAGGCGCGCCGCTGCCAGCGCTCGGACCAGCTGGCCGCGCTGCCGCACGGGCGCAGCGTGCGTTTCGCCGGCCTGGTGCGCATGCGCCAGCGCCCGCAGACCGCCAGCGGCGTGACCTTCCTGACCCTGGAAGACGAATGCGGCATGGTCAACGCCGTGGTCTGGCGCAAGACCGCCGACCGCCAACACCGGGTGCTGGTGGAAGCCCAGCTGATGCAGATCGACGCCCGCCTCGAACGCGTCGACGGCGTGCAGCACCTGATCGTGCAGCGCATGCACAACCTGGACGAGTTGATCGACGGCGTGCGTACCCACAGCCGCGATTTCCATTGA
- the map gene encoding type I methionyl aminopeptidase produces the protein MIKTLEEQALMRASGRLLASVFEALDRLPLEGMSTLQVNDWVERFIVDELKARPASKGQYGFAYVLNSSVDNVVCHGVPSADEILRAGSIVNLDITLEKDGFIADSSKTYLIGEVDFQAKRLVRVTREAMWKGISVVRPGATLGDVGFAIQQHAKANGYSVVREFCGHGIGREMHEEPQVLHYGKRGTGEELEAGMTFTIEPMINQGRAAIDMSEDGWTVTTRDGKLSAQAEHTVLVTDNGVEVLTLRAGEKAA, from the coding sequence GTGATCAAGACACTTGAAGAACAGGCGCTGATGCGGGCGTCCGGGCGCTTGCTGGCCTCGGTGTTCGAGGCGCTGGACCGACTGCCGCTGGAAGGCATGAGCACGCTGCAGGTCAACGATTGGGTGGAGCGTTTCATCGTCGACGAATTGAAGGCGCGGCCGGCCAGCAAAGGGCAGTATGGCTTTGCCTATGTACTCAACAGCTCGGTCGACAACGTGGTGTGCCATGGCGTGCCGTCGGCGGACGAGATACTGCGCGCTGGCAGCATCGTCAATCTGGACATCACCCTGGAGAAGGATGGCTTCATTGCCGACTCCAGCAAGACCTACCTGATTGGCGAAGTGGACTTCCAGGCGAAGCGGCTGGTGCGGGTGACCCGCGAAGCGATGTGGAAGGGCATTTCCGTGGTCCGCCCGGGTGCGACCTTGGGTGACGTCGGTTTCGCGATCCAGCAACATGCCAAGGCGAACGGCTACAGCGTAGTTCGCGAGTTCTGCGGGCACGGCATCGGCCGCGAAATGCATGAAGAGCCGCAGGTATTGCATTACGGTAAGCGCGGCACCGGTGAAGAGCTGGAAGCCGGAATGACCTTCACCATTGAGCCGATGATCAACCAGGGCCGCGCGGCCATCGACATGAGCGAAGACGGTTGGACCGTTACCACGCGTGATGGGAAGTTGTCGGCGCAGGCCGAACACACGGTCTTGGTAACCGACAATGGGGTAGAGGTTCTCACCCTGCGCGCAGGCGAGAAAGCGGCGTAA
- the dsbG gene encoding thiol:disulfide interchange protein DsbG produces the protein MSLKSSPMLGSVLAVSVLLAVAGCSQAQQPAKTAAQPAATSTAKAGANRPAVLQGIEKHGFEVMGEFDAPGGLRGFAGLVGGQQPAAAYVTADGKNLMVGTLFNEKGEDVGAAPLEKLVEKPMSDKIWKKLDASAWVRDGRADAPRVVYTFSDANCPYCHRFWEAARPWVDSGKVQLRHVMVGVIREDSPAKAAAILGAPNPSAVFLQNEHDFSKGGIKPATKITPELANKLDANQVLMVELGFQGTPGILFRDAEGIVQRVSGMPQGEDMEKVMGAR, from the coding sequence ATGTCGTTGAAATCCTCGCCCATGCTGGGCTCCGTGCTGGCCGTGTCGGTACTGCTGGCCGTGGCCGGGTGCAGCCAGGCGCAGCAGCCTGCCAAGACCGCCGCCCAGCCGGCTGCCACGTCCACTGCAAAGGCAGGCGCGAACCGTCCCGCCGTGTTGCAGGGCATCGAGAAGCACGGCTTCGAGGTGATGGGCGAATTCGATGCACCGGGCGGGCTGCGTGGCTTTGCGGGCCTGGTGGGCGGTCAGCAGCCGGCCGCTGCGTATGTCACCGCCGACGGCAAGAATTTGATGGTGGGCACCCTCTTCAATGAGAAGGGTGAGGATGTCGGCGCTGCTCCGCTTGAGAAGCTGGTGGAGAAGCCGATGTCGGACAAGATCTGGAAGAAGCTGGATGCCAGCGCCTGGGTACGCGACGGCCGTGCCGATGCGCCGCGCGTGGTCTATACCTTCAGCGATGCCAACTGCCCGTACTGCCATCGGTTCTGGGAAGCGGCACGCCCGTGGGTGGACAGTGGCAAGGTGCAGCTGCGGCACGTGATGGTCGGCGTGATCCGTGAGGACAGCCCGGCCAAGGCCGCAGCGATTCTGGGTGCGCCCAATCCCAGCGCGGTGTTCCTGCAGAACGAACACGATTTCAGCAAGGGCGGGATCAAGCCGGCGACGAAGATCACCCCGGAACTGGCCAACAAGCTGGATGCGAACCAGGTGCTGATGGTGGAATTGGGCTTCCAGGGCACGCCGGGCATTCTGTTCCGTGATGCGGAAGGCATAGTGCAGCGCGTGTCGGGGATGCCGCAGGGCGAAGACATGGAAAAGGTGATGGGCGCCCGCTAG
- a CDS encoding LysR substrate-binding domain-containing protein, with the protein MSRVPLQPLQNFVTAARLGNLTRAADSLNLTVSALSHQMRQLEERLGYPLLQRQRRGVKVTPEGQRLLEQVGPHLDAIAQALQPFAARHDRVLTVSALPSMASNWLVPRLGSFVTAHPQIEFNLESSERLTDFERQLHCDAALRVGAGQWSGVHAEPLFDEWMVPMASPSLVERMGGVDARPLSQWPLLGDPDGEWHRWFALIGDAAPARFVAMLNDSEAHHRAALDGFGVALGRMTRARLLLDSGQLIALSPHRLKTRWSHWLVYPPRSSTHPGFLAFRDWLHAQAREHANHMATLA; encoded by the coding sequence ATGTCCCGGGTTCCGCTCCAGCCGCTGCAGAATTTCGTCACCGCCGCCCGCCTGGGCAACCTGACCCGCGCCGCGGATTCGTTGAATCTGACGGTCAGCGCGCTCAGCCACCAGATGCGACAGCTGGAGGAGCGGTTGGGCTACCCGCTGCTGCAGCGGCAGCGGCGCGGGGTGAAGGTGACGCCCGAGGGCCAGCGGCTGCTGGAGCAGGTGGGGCCGCATTTGGATGCAATTGCGCAGGCGCTGCAGCCGTTCGCCGCGCGGCATGACCGGGTGCTCACGGTGAGCGCGCTGCCGTCGATGGCGTCCAACTGGCTGGTGCCGCGCCTGGGCTCATTCGTGACCGCGCATCCGCAGATCGAGTTCAACCTGGAATCCAGCGAGCGGCTGACCGATTTCGAGCGCCAGCTGCACTGCGATGCGGCGCTGCGGGTGGGCGCGGGGCAGTGGAGCGGGGTGCATGCCGAGCCTCTGTTCGACGAGTGGATGGTGCCGATGGCCAGTCCGTCGCTGGTCGAGCGCATGGGTGGGGTGGACGCACGGCCGTTGTCGCAGTGGCCGCTGCTGGGCGACCCCGATGGCGAATGGCATCGCTGGTTCGCGCTTATCGGCGACGCGGCGCCGGCGCGTTTCGTGGCGATGCTCAATGATTCCGAAGCGCACCACCGCGCCGCGCTGGATGGTTTCGGCGTGGCGCTGGGGCGGATGACCCGCGCGCGCCTGCTGCTGGATTCCGGCCAGCTGATCGCGTTGTCGCCGCACCGGCTGAAAACACGCTGGTCGCACTGGCTGGTTTACCCACCGCGCTCCTCAACGCACCCGGGCTTCCTCGCCTTCCGCGACTGGCTGCACGCCCAGGCCCGCGAACACGCAAACCACATGGCCACGCTCGCGTAA
- a CDS encoding YggS family pyridoxal phosphate-dependent enzyme, which translates to MPIAAPSWPQATTVADFRHNLDVVHARIDAACDRAGRDPGSVRLLPVSKTVDEARLRLAVEAGCDTLGENKVQEAKGKAEAMADLGIRWSVIGHLQTNKARDVARFACEFQALDSLRVAQALDQRLAQENRTLDVFVQVNTSGEASKYGLDPIEVADFVQQLPAFTQLRVRGLMTLAVFSTNAELVRPCFVRLRELRDRLRPTLPAGVSLDELSMGMSGDFELAIEEGATVVRVGQAIFGARATPDSQYWPGTAG; encoded by the coding sequence GTGCCCATCGCCGCTCCGTCCTGGCCGCAGGCCACCACCGTTGCCGACTTCCGCCACAACCTGGACGTGGTGCACGCGCGCATCGACGCTGCCTGCGACCGCGCCGGGCGCGACCCGGGCAGCGTGCGCCTGCTGCCGGTCAGCAAGACCGTGGACGAAGCGCGCCTGCGCCTGGCGGTTGAAGCCGGCTGCGATACGCTCGGCGAGAACAAGGTGCAGGAAGCCAAGGGCAAGGCCGAGGCGATGGCCGACCTGGGCATCCGCTGGTCGGTGATCGGCCACCTGCAGACCAACAAGGCGCGCGACGTGGCGCGCTTCGCCTGCGAGTTCCAGGCGCTGGACAGCCTGCGCGTGGCGCAGGCGCTGGACCAGCGGCTGGCGCAGGAAAACCGCACGCTGGACGTGTTCGTGCAGGTCAACACCTCCGGCGAGGCAAGCAAGTATGGGCTGGACCCGATCGAGGTCGCCGACTTCGTGCAGCAGCTGCCGGCGTTTACCCAACTGCGGGTGCGCGGGTTGATGACGCTGGCGGTGTTTTCCACCAATGCGGAGCTGGTGCGCCCCTGTTTCGTGCGCCTGCGTGAGCTGCGCGACCGGCTGCGCCCGACGCTGCCGGCCGGAGTCAGCCTGGATGAGTTGTCGATGGGGATGTCGGGGGATTTCGAGCTCGCCATCGAGGAAGGCGCTACGGTGGTGCGGGTGGGACAGGCTATCTTTGGGGCGCGGGCTACGCCGGATAGTCAGTATTGGCCGGGAACAGCCGGTTGA
- a CDS encoding RidA family protein — protein MATRDVVFPAGRQDLYARYRYSPAVRSNGFLFVSGQVGSREDGSPEPGLEAQVHRLFENLNAVLAAAGCTFDDVVDVTVFMIDPDKILDRVWAIVPEYWGQAPHPSLTAVGVTWLSGFDVEFKVVAKLPDPDA, from the coding sequence ATGGCAACCCGAGACGTTGTGTTCCCCGCCGGCCGGCAGGACCTGTATGCCCGCTACCGCTATTCGCCCGCCGTGCGTTCCAACGGCTTCCTGTTCGTCTCCGGCCAGGTCGGCAGCCGCGAAGACGGTTCGCCGGAGCCGGGGCTGGAAGCGCAGGTGCACCGCCTGTTCGAGAACCTCAACGCGGTGTTGGCCGCAGCGGGCTGCACCTTCGATGACGTGGTCGACGTGACCGTCTTCATGATCGATCCGGACAAGATCCTCGACCGGGTCTGGGCGATCGTGCCGGAGTACTGGGGCCAGGCCCCGCATCCGAGCCTGACCGCCGTGGGCGTGACCTGGCTGAGCGGCTTCGATGTGGAGTTCAAGGTGGTGGCGAAGCTGCCGGATCCGGATGCCTGA